One genomic segment of Chitinophaga sancti includes these proteins:
- a CDS encoding RNA polymerase sigma-70 factor — MHLMPKDCQHTHWDAIRTGNEDAFRQLFELHWQDLFTYACRITRDPATAQDAVQSVFIHLWEKHTTLPPVTAVLPYLRTALKHRLLNAMRDENLYQKHVDTFHQVAENHHATPAHEQLHLKETEQQLLQSINRLPERMKEVFYMNRVEDLSVAEIALRLGSSPQTIRNQLNTALQRIKHIFIVE; from the coding sequence ATGCACCTTATGCCAAAAGATTGTCAACATACACACTGGGATGCTATCCGCACGGGTAATGAAGACGCTTTCCGTCAGCTCTTCGAGCTGCACTGGCAGGACCTCTTCACCTACGCGTGTCGTATCACCCGCGATCCCGCCACTGCGCAGGACGCGGTCCAAAGTGTATTCATCCATCTCTGGGAAAAACATACCACCCTCCCCCCTGTCACCGCCGTACTCCCATACCTACGCACCGCCCTCAAACATCGACTTCTCAACGCTATGCGCGATGAAAACCTCTACCAAAAACATGTCGATACCTTTCACCAGGTAGCCGAAAACCATCATGCTACCCCCGCTCACGAACAACTCCACCTCAAAGAAACCGAACAACAATTATTACAATCCATCAATCGCCTGCCCGAACGCATGAAGGAAGTCTTTTACATGAATAGAGTGGAAGACCTTTCTGTCGCTGAAATCGCCCTGCGACTGGGTTCCAGCCCTCAAACGATCCGTAATCAACTCAATACAGCGCTTCAGCGGATTAAACATATTTTTATTGTAGAATAA
- a CDS encoding FecR family protein, with protein sequence MDKKDLSSLLKKYQQGDCTKEEEQLLFDWLDALEADASDVAPATDIDAVKLAMMEEIPLLSNKKKQYIWLKAAAAVLPLIIGTYLLWPRQQKSLLAANWQTITNTSHRIQKVYLPDSSIVYLGAYSTLQYNPSRKVILKEGKAFFDVRTNPAQPFIVSDASGVRTTVLGTSFIAEYNNKVSRIAVATGKVSVQSGASKTTILVPDQRLTCAKGTVIQDVISSADLLAWTKGEIILRNASLHDLVLAIREHYGVTATTKLDTRKGSYNLRITDKMPLQALLEVVEKISYKPKVHFKLQHDQLSIE encoded by the coding sequence ATGGACAAAAAGGACCTTTCATCACTCTTAAAAAAATACCAGCAGGGCGACTGCACCAAAGAAGAAGAACAACTTCTCTTTGACTGGCTCGACGCCCTGGAAGCCGACGCCTCCGACGTAGCCCCCGCTACCGACATCGACGCCGTCAAGCTTGCTATGATGGAAGAAATCCCCCTCCTCTCCAACAAAAAGAAACAATACATCTGGCTCAAAGCCGCAGCAGCAGTACTCCCGTTAATCATCGGTACGTACCTACTCTGGCCCCGCCAACAAAAATCACTACTGGCTGCCAACTGGCAAACCATCACCAACACCAGCCACCGCATTCAAAAAGTCTATCTGCCAGATAGCTCTATCGTATATCTCGGTGCCTACAGCACCCTTCAATATAATCCCTCAAGAAAAGTCATATTAAAAGAAGGAAAAGCTTTCTTCGATGTCAGGACTAATCCGGCACAACCATTTATCGTATCAGATGCCAGCGGTGTACGCACTACCGTACTCGGCACCTCATTTATAGCAGAATATAATAACAAGGTATCCCGTATCGCAGTCGCCACCGGCAAGGTAAGCGTGCAAAGCGGCGCCAGCAAAACCACCATACTGGTACCCGATCAACGCCTCACCTGTGCCAAAGGAACCGTTATACAGGACGTCATCTCCTCCGCCGATTTATTAGCATGGACAAAAGGAGAGATCATCCTGCGCAACGCCTCCTTACACGACCTGGTACTCGCTATCAGGGAACACTACGGGGTCACTGCCACTACAAAATTGGATACCAGGAAAGGAAGCTATAACCTCCGTATTACTGACAAAATGCCTTTACAGGCACTACTGGAAGTGGTGGAGAAAATATCGTATAAACCGAAAGTTCATTTCAAACTGCAGCATGATCAACTGAGCATTGAGTAG
- a CDS encoding TonB-dependent receptor, with protein sequence MHTDNALFSTRVKHAFAATMALLLLVTSAMARPSSGRQELHKMLQRFQVQQGSLSTALKQLESAAQISLAYDEDALRKVQVHANTYRKTAVIAILQDLLNQSSLKFEERYNTILIYDSAASLAHTSLQQAANDITITGSVSDKNGPLIGATVFVKGTTKGTHTDASGQFKLTVPENATITITMIGYKSADITIGAERTFNIVLQENSLNLNQLVVVGYGTQRKATVSGAIADVQMDKLTSRSLNDVTEALQGKAAGVIVSNNGGDPTSKPTVYVRGLGGINGESALYVVDGSIYTGGPINPNDIESINVLKDASAAIYGARASGGVILITTKKGKSGTATVSVDAKTGWQWAAKKLDVLTAKEFADVENTAYDAAGIARADAFNADIYPDGQITRTDWQDQIFRTGKIQDYNIGVNGGTDKNHYYMGFGYRNNEGILLNTNSERYTFRLNSDAQIKPWLKIGENMSYTYNNGNGANTTSPYTGVIFTALGYPRNVTPYTATGAFSGLPAAYAGSYGDLANPVATLMRLDSKTPVNAINLNPYAELTLTKDLTFRSNFSVTKSFSDQKTFTTRALEIGKINSNNSLVETIQDYSDILSEQTLNYAHRFGLHNINAVAGYTYQHHTEKYLIASANSFSDERDVYRYFDNAAAWSKPSSGIEQDAVESFLARVNYDYNNRYLFTILGRRDGSSRVAAQNRYQNYYSVSGGWVLSDEDFMKDIKWLSIAKLRASYGVLGNLGSVPANALNVNLASVSVYTGAEGTLSTGLAENALSNPNLKWAESKQLNFGTDLAFFKNQLSLTADYFIKTTTNMVMQVNPPSTAGVSEGMYKNMGEARDKGIELGLNYNGKFGKDFTYGVGATMTKVTNKLLSLQTGLNEVVSVASTNIRSSLTPLVTRVGNPQYSFNVIKTAGIFQSQAEVDSYVGPDGVTKIQPNAKAGDRKFVDKNNDGVIDNNDRQIVGSFYPGFTYGFSLNAAYKGFDLNIFAQGVHGNKIFNALKYTNMNPSIGTNYNMLKGILDAWTPTHTNTDVTRVISTDLNGNYGNTSDWYIEDGSYLRIKNVTLGYTLPVHLTNAAKIGAVRIYATANNLLTFTKYKGYDPEVGMDNYGIDVARYPQSRSFLLGLNVNF encoded by the coding sequence ATGCACACAGACAACGCACTTTTCTCAACCCGCGTCAAACACGCATTCGCAGCCACTATGGCCCTGCTACTGCTGGTTACCTCCGCCATGGCCAGACCATCATCCGGCAGGCAGGAACTGCACAAAATGCTACAACGCTTCCAGGTTCAACAAGGCAGCCTTTCCACTGCCCTCAAACAACTGGAATCTGCCGCCCAGATCAGTCTTGCCTACGATGAAGATGCCCTCAGGAAAGTCCAGGTGCACGCCAACACCTATCGCAAAACCGCGGTGATCGCGATCCTCCAGGACCTCCTCAACCAATCTTCTTTAAAATTCGAAGAACGCTACAACACCATCTTAATCTATGACAGTGCTGCCTCCCTGGCTCACACCAGCCTCCAGCAAGCTGCCAACGACATCACCATCACCGGTTCTGTATCTGACAAAAACGGCCCCCTCATCGGCGCTACCGTTTTCGTAAAAGGAACTACCAAAGGCACACACACTGATGCCAGCGGTCAATTCAAACTCACTGTACCTGAAAATGCAACCATCACTATCACAATGATTGGTTACAAATCAGCAGACATCACCATCGGTGCAGAACGTACTTTCAACATTGTATTACAGGAAAATAGCCTGAACCTGAACCAACTCGTTGTAGTAGGTTACGGTACGCAGCGTAAAGCTACCGTATCTGGTGCGATTGCTGATGTTCAGATGGATAAACTCACCTCCCGCTCACTGAACGACGTTACCGAAGCGCTGCAAGGTAAAGCTGCCGGTGTGATCGTATCTAACAACGGTGGTGATCCAACCTCTAAGCCAACTGTATACGTGCGTGGCTTAGGTGGTATCAATGGTGAATCTGCACTCTATGTAGTGGATGGATCTATCTACACCGGTGGTCCTATCAACCCGAACGATATCGAATCTATCAACGTTCTGAAAGACGCCTCTGCTGCCATCTATGGTGCACGCGCTTCCGGTGGTGTCATCCTCATCACTACCAAGAAAGGTAAATCAGGTACTGCGACCGTCTCTGTTGATGCTAAAACCGGCTGGCAATGGGCTGCTAAAAAACTCGACGTTCTCACTGCTAAAGAATTTGCAGACGTTGAAAACACTGCCTACGATGCTGCTGGTATCGCTCGTGCCGATGCCTTTAACGCTGACATCTATCCTGATGGACAAATCACCCGTACCGACTGGCAGGACCAAATTTTCCGTACCGGTAAAATCCAGGACTACAACATAGGCGTAAACGGTGGTACTGACAAGAACCATTACTACATGGGCTTTGGTTACCGTAACAACGAAGGTATCCTTCTCAATACTAACAGCGAGCGCTATACTTTCCGCCTCAACTCCGATGCGCAGATCAAACCATGGTTGAAGATCGGGGAAAACATGAGTTATACTTATAACAACGGTAACGGTGCTAACACAACCAGCCCTTATACCGGTGTTATCTTCACTGCACTAGGTTACCCACGTAACGTGACACCTTATACTGCTACCGGTGCTTTCAGCGGTCTGCCAGCTGCTTATGCAGGTTCTTATGGTGACCTCGCCAACCCGGTTGCTACCCTGATGCGCCTGGATTCCAAAACGCCTGTCAATGCAATCAACCTCAACCCTTATGCTGAATTAACCTTGACCAAAGACCTGACCTTCCGCTCTAACTTCAGCGTGACCAAGTCTTTCAGCGATCAGAAAACATTCACTACCCGTGCGCTTGAAATCGGTAAGATCAACAGCAACAACTCACTGGTTGAAACAATCCAGGACTACTCCGATATCCTGTCTGAACAAACATTGAACTATGCACACCGCTTCGGTCTGCACAACATCAATGCTGTTGCAGGTTACACTTATCAACATCATACTGAAAAATACCTCATCGCTTCTGCTAACTCTTTCAGTGATGAGCGTGATGTATATCGTTATTTTGACAATGCTGCTGCATGGTCTAAACCAAGTAGTGGTATTGAGCAGGATGCCGTGGAATCTTTCCTCGCCCGTGTGAACTATGACTACAACAACAGGTACCTCTTCACCATCCTGGGTCGTCGTGATGGTAGCTCCCGCGTGGCAGCACAGAACCGCTACCAGAACTACTACTCTGTATCTGGTGGTTGGGTATTGTCCGACGAAGATTTTATGAAAGACATCAAATGGCTGAGCATCGCGAAACTCCGCGCCAGCTATGGTGTATTGGGTAACCTGGGTAGCGTTCCTGCTAATGCACTCAACGTAAACCTGGCTTCTGTTTCTGTATACACAGGTGCTGAAGGTACCCTGTCTACAGGTTTAGCTGAAAATGCGCTGTCCAATCCAAACCTGAAATGGGCGGAATCAAAACAACTCAACTTTGGTACTGACCTCGCATTCTTCAAAAACCAACTGTCATTAACTGCTGATTACTTTATTAAGACCACCACTAACATGGTGATGCAGGTGAACCCACCAAGTACTGCAGGTGTGAGCGAAGGTATGTACAAGAACATGGGTGAGGCACGTGATAAGGGTATTGAACTCGGTCTGAACTACAATGGTAAATTTGGTAAAGACTTCACTTACGGTGTAGGTGCTACCATGACTAAAGTAACCAACAAACTGTTGTCACTGCAAACAGGTCTGAACGAAGTTGTGAGTGTTGCTTCTACCAACATCCGTAGCTCCCTGACGCCGCTGGTAACACGTGTAGGTAATCCACAGTATTCTTTCAACGTGATCAAGACTGCCGGTATCTTCCAGTCACAGGCAGAAGTTGACAGCTATGTAGGTCCTGATGGCGTAACTAAGATCCAGCCTAATGCAAAAGCAGGCGACCGTAAGTTCGTAGACAAAAACAATGATGGTGTGATTGATAACAATGACCGTCAGATCGTAGGTAGTTTTTACCCTGGCTTTACATATGGTTTCAGTCTGAACGCTGCTTACAAAGGTTTTGATTTGAACATCTTTGCACAGGGTGTACATGGTAACAAGATCTTCAATGCACTGAAGTATACGAACATGAACCCAAGCATTGGTACTAACTACAACATGCTGAAAGGTATTCTCGATGCATGGACACCAACACATACGAATACAGATGTAACACGTGTGATCTCTACAGACCTGAATGGTAACTATGGTAATACATCTGACTGGTATATCGAAGATGGTTCTTATCTGCGTATCAAGAACGTTACACTTGGTTATACATTGCCAGTACACCTGACGAATGCAGCGAAGATCGGTGCTGTACGCATTTATGCTACCGCAAATAATTTGCTCACATTCACAAAATATAAAGGATACGATCCTGAAGTAGGTATGGATAATTACGGTATCGATGTAGCCCGTTATCCACAATCAAGAAGCTTCTTACTGGGCTTAAATGTAAACTTCTAG
- a CDS encoding RagB/SusD family nutrient uptake outer membrane protein — MKRLISLSFSILLLAACNKKLEITPAGTPTSGNFWTTSDDAVAGANALYSEFDNENFYGRGYWWFINASDDMVTGRVKAEGDNIKNFNSSFIGGSYTESQWKMRYIVIKRANDIIKHVPAIDMDETLKNRILGEAYFFSGLMYFELAYTYGDARAGVPIVNRDSTVGDAPIPRAANVDVVYDYVASELQKAANHLPYFDTYTTDQYGRPHKTAAWAFMSKMYLYKKDYANAEKYADSVINSGKHALLPNFADVFTIANNWTSEYIWSVYSNSQSPSGWGSILPGVMLENKGWGEYNGWGYYMPTKELYDSYETGDLRREATILKPGDNFTYFGTAKTYASTNSLSGYQFRKYMEPFSYANQAHVSPNGDHPTTDLNLPLIRYAEVLLIKAEAELMQGKNADVEINKIRNRAGLASVTNATMTELKKQRRSELAGEWANRHFDLVRWGDAQATYAQPLHGYSGSVVWPARTFNPAIHNVWPVPRTEVTSSNGVVTQNAGWE, encoded by the coding sequence ATGAAACGTCTTATATCTTTATCATTCTCCATCCTCCTCCTCGCTGCTTGTAACAAGAAGCTGGAGATCACGCCGGCAGGTACTCCTACCAGTGGTAACTTCTGGACAACATCAGACGATGCTGTCGCTGGTGCCAATGCCTTATATTCCGAATTTGACAATGAAAACTTTTATGGTCGTGGCTACTGGTGGTTTATCAACGCCAGTGATGACATGGTTACCGGTCGTGTAAAAGCGGAAGGTGATAATATCAAAAACTTCAACAGCAGTTTCATCGGCGGTTCCTACACCGAATCACAATGGAAGATGCGTTACATCGTGATCAAACGTGCGAACGATATCATCAAGCATGTTCCAGCTATCGACATGGACGAAACCCTGAAAAACCGTATCCTCGGTGAAGCATATTTCTTCAGTGGTCTCATGTACTTTGAACTGGCTTACACATATGGAGATGCCCGCGCAGGTGTACCTATCGTAAACCGTGACAGCACTGTAGGCGATGCACCTATCCCACGTGCTGCAAATGTAGACGTAGTGTATGACTACGTAGCCAGCGAACTGCAAAAGGCGGCTAACCACCTCCCATACTTCGATACTTACACCACTGATCAGTATGGCCGTCCTCACAAAACAGCAGCCTGGGCATTCATGAGCAAAATGTACCTCTACAAAAAGGACTATGCAAATGCAGAAAAATATGCTGACTCTGTAATCAACAGTGGCAAGCATGCATTGCTGCCAAATTTCGCTGATGTATTTACTATTGCTAATAACTGGACCAGTGAATATATTTGGTCTGTATATTCTAACTCACAATCACCAAGTGGCTGGGGTAGCATTCTGCCAGGTGTGATGCTGGAAAACAAAGGTTGGGGTGAATACAATGGCTGGGGCTATTATATGCCAACCAAAGAGTTGTATGACTCTTACGAAACTGGTGACCTGCGCAGAGAAGCAACGATCCTGAAACCAGGAGATAACTTTACTTACTTTGGTACGGCTAAGACGTATGCTTCTACCAACAGTTTGTCTGGCTATCAGTTCCGCAAGTATATGGAGCCGTTCTCCTATGCCAATCAGGCACACGTGAGTCCGAATGGTGATCACCCGACGACTGACCTGAACCTGCCACTGATCCGTTATGCAGAAGTGTTGTTGATCAAGGCAGAAGCGGAGCTGATGCAGGGTAAGAATGCAGATGTTGAAATCAATAAGATCCGTAACCGTGCTGGTCTGGCGAGTGTAACGAATGCTACAATGACTGAGTTGAAAAAACAACGTCGTTCAGAACTGGCTGGTGAATGGGCAAACCGTCACTTTGACCTGGTAAGATGGGGTGATGCACAAGCCACTTATGCTCAGCCATTGCACGGGTATTCTGGTTCAGTGGTATGGCCTGCACGTACCTTCAATCCTGCGATACATAATGTATGGCCGGTGCCAAGAACAGAGGTGACCAGCAGTAATGGTGTTGTGACCCAGAATGCCGGATGGGAATAA
- a CDS encoding alkaline phosphatase gives MKKLLLSSLLFTTFLAQTQAQTYTQAQTQTQAQSQVQTQPPSLAQTKTLAQSQTKTSLPTYTPINAHSHNDYEQPIPFLSAYTRHFGSIEADVYTQNNSLWVAHETKELTPDRTLESLYLIPLKNNIKKNNGTAYPNSHDTLQLLIDFKTDSIATMAALIKILSKYPTITNNPTIQIVISGNQPDPKLWHTYPSYILFDGKREGTYPADAAKRIPMYSTDLKNFTQWNGKGIIIKPEHDRIQQWIDSVHTLGKKVRFWDTPDNPNTWKTFMNLGVNYINTDKVEAIADFLSNRANIEYNATMAPHEVYQAKYINNDSLITINKVILLIGDGMGLTQIYSGFTGNRGQLNLLEMLNIGFSKTYSSDSYITDSAAGGTAMASGKKTNNRYVGVDATGVAIPAIPDLIAPKGYVSGIISAGDITDATPAAFYGHAQDRSYEDAIAKDFLNSPVSVLIGGAPRHFNARGDKLDMPALLKEKGYTFTTKLEDLDTIQSSKYINLTTQAELSMQNGRGEFLSKALTKTIHTLNANKKGFFIMAEGAQIDYGGHANKLPYVITEMMDFDKAIGEAMKFADEDGHTLVIVTADHETGGLSLLDGNISKGQADGHFSTNDHTAVMVPVFAYGPNSLLFRGVYENTEIFKKIIDLLK, from the coding sequence ATGAAAAAATTACTTTTATCCTCACTACTATTTACCACCTTCCTAGCACAAACCCAGGCCCAAACATATACCCAGGCTCAAACACAAACTCAAGCCCAATCCCAGGTCCAGACTCAGCCTCCATCTCTGGCTCAAACAAAAACCCTGGCCCAATCACAAACAAAAACCTCCCTTCCAACCTACACCCCTATCAACGCCCACTCCCACAACGACTACGAACAACCCATTCCCTTCCTCTCCGCTTACACCCGCCACTTCGGTAGCATCGAAGCCGACGTCTACACCCAAAACAACTCTTTATGGGTCGCTCACGAAACCAAAGAACTCACCCCTGACCGTACCCTCGAATCCCTCTATCTCATCCCATTAAAAAACAACATCAAAAAAAACAACGGCACCGCCTATCCAAATTCCCACGACACTCTCCAACTCCTGATCGACTTTAAAACCGACAGCATTGCCACCATGGCAGCCCTCATAAAGATCCTCTCCAAATACCCCACCATCACCAACAACCCCACCATCCAGATCGTGATCAGCGGTAACCAACCGGATCCCAAACTATGGCACACCTACCCCTCCTACATCTTATTCGACGGCAAGCGTGAAGGCACCTATCCCGCGGACGCTGCCAAACGCATTCCCATGTACAGCACTGATCTGAAAAACTTTACCCAATGGAATGGCAAAGGCATCATCATCAAACCTGAACATGACCGCATCCAACAATGGATAGACAGCGTACACACCCTTGGTAAAAAAGTACGCTTCTGGGATACTCCTGACAATCCAAACACCTGGAAGACTTTCATGAACCTGGGTGTCAACTATATCAATACTGATAAAGTAGAAGCGATTGCCGACTTCCTCTCCAACCGTGCAAACATTGAATACAATGCGACCATGGCACCGCACGAAGTCTACCAAGCAAAATATATCAACAACGACAGTCTTATTACCATCAACAAAGTCATCCTTCTCATCGGCGATGGTATGGGTCTCACGCAGATATACTCCGGCTTCACTGGCAACCGTGGCCAGCTGAACCTCCTTGAAATGCTGAACATCGGCTTTTCAAAAACCTACTCATCCGACAGCTATATCACCGACTCTGCTGCCGGCGGCACCGCCATGGCATCAGGCAAAAAAACCAATAACCGTTACGTTGGTGTAGATGCCACCGGCGTTGCGATTCCTGCCATCCCTGACCTCATTGCGCCTAAAGGTTATGTATCAGGCATCATCAGCGCCGGTGATATCACCGATGCGACTCCTGCTGCCTTCTATGGCCATGCACAGGACAGAAGTTACGAAGATGCTATTGCAAAAGACTTCCTCAACAGTCCTGTCTCCGTCCTGATCGGTGGTGCTCCCCGTCACTTCAATGCACGTGGGGACAAATTGGATATGCCTGCATTATTAAAAGAGAAAGGCTACACCTTCACGACTAAATTAGAAGACCTCGACACTATACAATCTTCAAAATATATCAACCTGACTACCCAGGCAGAGCTCTCCATGCAGAATGGTCGTGGAGAATTTCTTTCTAAAGCACTCACCAAAACCATCCACACCTTAAACGCCAATAAAAAAGGCTTCTTTATCATGGCCGAAGGAGCGCAGATAGATTATGGTGGTCATGCTAACAAACTCCCTTATGTCATCACAGAAATGATGGACTTTGACAAAGCCATTGGCGAAGCCATGAAATTCGCAGATGAAGATGGTCATACCTTAGTGATCGTTACTGCCGATCATGAAACCGGGGGGCTATCCCTGTTAGATGGCAACATCTCCAAAGGTCAGGCTGACGGTCATTTCAGTACCAATGACCATACAGCGGTGATGGTTCCGGTATTTGCTTATGGGCCTAATTCATTGTTATTCAGAGGGGTGTATGAGAATACAGAGATCTTTAAAAAGATCATTGATCTGTTGAAATAA
- a CDS encoding DUF3828 domain-containing protein has translation MKSKNILYLFILNALLFPQFTHAQTDSAKIMLTKFYKAYIPTVDSSTGLRQIEKLQKQYSTAKLISWVNKQTETMELDYDPYLNAQDADKDWVRTLQIEKDLKTPNLYNISFLDNYEKKRHYIKVFVSKERNQYKISGFKN, from the coding sequence ATGAAATCAAAAAACATCCTTTACCTTTTTATCCTGAATGCATTGTTATTCCCCCAGTTTACACATGCGCAGACAGACAGTGCAAAAATCATGTTAACGAAGTTTTACAAGGCTTATATTCCGACTGTTGATTCCAGCACCGGACTGCGCCAAATTGAAAAATTGCAGAAACAATATAGTACCGCCAAACTCATCTCCTGGGTAAACAAGCAAACTGAAACAATGGAGTTGGACTACGATCCATATCTGAATGCACAGGATGCTGACAAGGATTGGGTAAGAACATTGCAAATCGAAAAAGATCTAAAAACACCTAACTTGTACAATATATCCTTTTTGGATAACTACGAAAAGAAAAGACATTACATAAAAGTCTTCGTTTCCAAAGAAAGAAATCAATATAAAATCAGCGGATTTAAAAACTAA
- a CDS encoding DUF6928 family protein, which yields MGWKAASIIISNVTTVDAEKLLQELGFEQFTTIDDEPYDVAVYPEKCQIFIGVYKNNLIISSWEITDHSFGKELSTFEQKLSNLFPASEICTIQLHSGVNHWGYAIVKNGEKIRVRCGNADQGTIIELGEPLLEEQELLSKSEIKDGRRIYHLRDDEPYEEDQVGENFVSSIWARYTGKEFFEDEDMFEFMLSGFNTTKAVSSTQPTHKQQSASNQQSVTDQQSENTNVTKPWWKFW from the coding sequence ATGGGATGGAAAGCTGCGTCAATAATTATCAGCAATGTCACTACAGTAGATGCTGAAAAGCTCTTGCAGGAACTGGGGTTTGAACAATTCACAACGATTGATGATGAGCCGTATGACGTAGCTGTTTATCCTGAAAAATGTCAGATATTCATAGGTGTGTATAAAAATAATCTGATCATCTCTTCCTGGGAAATAACGGATCATTCTTTCGGTAAAGAGTTATCAACATTTGAACAAAAGCTGTCTAACCTTTTCCCGGCTTCTGAAATCTGTACCATACAATTACATAGCGGAGTCAATCACTGGGGATACGCTATTGTAAAGAATGGAGAAAAGATTCGTGTAAGATGTGGTAATGCTGACCAGGGTACCATCATAGAACTAGGCGAACCTTTGTTGGAAGAGCAGGAACTCCTCTCCAAATCTGAAATCAAAGATGGTAGAAGGATCTATCATTTAAGAGACGACGAACCTTATGAAGAGGACCAGGTAGGAGAAAATTTCGTATCCTCAATATGGGCAAGGTATACCGGTAAAGAGTTTTTTGAAGATGAGGATATGTTTGAGTTCATGCTGTCAGGTTTTAATACAACCAAAGCAGTCTCCTCAACCCAACCAACTCACAAGCAACAGTCTGCTTCAAACCAGCAGTCAGTAACAGACCAACAGTCTGAAAACACTAATGTCACAAAGCCCTGGTGGAAGTTCTGGTAA